One genomic segment of Gottschalkia acidurici 9a includes these proteins:
- a CDS encoding lytic transglycosylase domain-containing protein translates to MKIITIRLRTVIAAVLIMAIIAIGLRYGLNHVKKTIYPIKYQDYIKKYSKEYNIDPLFVASIIKVESKFDKDAQSIKNARGLMQIASITGEWAAKEIGIENYNDDLLYDPEVNIRIGCWYIDKLRKQFNNNLQLVVAAYNGGSGNVSKWLKDERYSEDGKMLKKIPFKETDEYVDKVFNSYEKYNEIYGKNNFLGEDD, encoded by the coding sequence ATGAAAATTATTACAATAAGGCTTAGGACTGTTATAGCTGCAGTTCTCATAATGGCTATAATTGCTATAGGACTAAGGTATGGACTGAATCATGTTAAGAAAACAATATATCCTATTAAGTATCAAGATTATATAAAAAAATATTCTAAGGAATATAATATAGACCCCCTATTTGTCGCATCTATAATAAAGGTAGAAAGTAAATTTGATAAGGATGCCCAGTCTATAAAGAATGCTAGAGGTCTTATGCAAATAGCATCGATCACAGGAGAGTGGGCTGCTAAAGAAATCGGTATAGAAAATTACAATGATGATTTACTATATGATCCTGAAGTAAACATAAGAATAGGGTGCTGGTATATAGATAAATTAAGAAAACAATTTAACAATAACTTACAGTTAGTGGTAGCAGCTTACAATGGTGGGAGCGGAAATGTGTCTAAATGGCTAAAGGATGAAAGATATAGTGAAGATGGTAAGATGCTAAAAAAAATACCATTCAAGGAAACCGATGAATATGTAGATAAAGTCTTTAATTCTTACGAAAAATATAATGAGATATACGGAAAAAACAACTTTTTAGGAGAGGATGATTAG
- a CDS encoding nicotinate phosphoribosyltransferase encodes MNPINKIEDIEKYDIEREKRLLHSATHEEILSGMTTDIYFLTTMNILSHMEIDDKEVTAEIFARKGGIFVGIEEVKNILKDKGIEIWALEEGSEFEPKETLVRIKGKYKDFGIYESIILGCLASPSGWATASREIKEVCGDKGFICFGTRHVHPSVAPVMERAARIGGASSLSNILAAKILGENATGTLPHASFLVAGDTLEVAEVYNNIMPENYKRIVLVDTFKDEVEESLRLAEALGKDLYGIRLDTPSERGGVTPGLVKEVRAKLDINGFNWVKIFVSGGLTPDKIKILSDAGVDSFGVGSYISGAPAIDMTMDIKEVDGKPIAKRGRIPGIVHNPRLIKIV; translated from the coding sequence ATGAACCCAATAAATAAAATAGAAGATATAGAAAAATACGATATAGAAAGAGAAAAAAGATTACTACACTCAGCAACGCATGAAGAAATACTCTCAGGAATGACCACAGATATATACTTTCTTACAACAATGAATATATTAAGTCATATGGAAATAGACGATAAAGAAGTTACTGCAGAGATATTTGCTAGAAAGGGAGGTATTTTTGTAGGAATAGAAGAAGTGAAGAACATATTAAAAGATAAAGGTATTGAGATTTGGGCATTAGAGGAAGGTAGTGAATTTGAGCCTAAGGAAACACTCGTTAGAATAAAAGGAAAATATAAAGACTTTGGAATATATGAATCAATTATATTAGGATGTTTAGCAAGTCCAAGTGGATGGGCTACAGCTTCGAGAGAAATAAAAGAAGTGTGTGGAGACAAAGGATTTATATGCTTCGGAACTAGACACGTTCATCCATCTGTAGCACCAGTTATGGAAAGAGCAGCTAGAATAGGAGGAGCTAGTTCACTAAGCAATATATTAGCGGCAAAGATATTAGGAGAAAATGCTACTGGTACACTTCCACACGCATCTTTCTTAGTAGCAGGAGATACTTTAGAAGTAGCAGAAGTTTATAATAATATAATGCCTGAGAACTATAAAAGAATTGTACTAGTAGATACATTTAAAGATGAGGTAGAAGAGTCGCTAAGACTTGCAGAAGCTTTAGGAAAAGATTTATATGGAATAAGATTAGATACTCCAAGTGAGAGAGGTGGAGTAACTCCAGGATTAGTTAAAGAGGTAAGAGCAAAACTAGATATAAATGGGTTTAATTGGGTTAAGATATTTGTATCAGGAGGATTAACACCAGATAAAATAAAGATACTATCAGATGCTGGTGTAGATTCTTTTGGCGTAGGAAGTTACATTTCAGGTGCTCCAGCTATAGATATGACTATGGATATAAAAGAGGTAGATGGAAAGCCGATTGCTAAAAGAGGGAGAATACCTGGAATAGTACATAACCCAAGACTAATAAAGATTGTTTAG